The DNA window GGGAGGAGGACAAGCTGTGTTTGCTTCGAGAGCTTCAGCACAGAATTCTGCTGGTTTAGAGTAATGCCAATTTTAAGTGAACTTTTTTAAATGATCACAGTCTGAGTGTGACTTGCTAAATATAACAGTTATGTTATGTTTAAGTGAGATTTGTGCCACAATCTCTTTTTTTAGGTTTCAATGTGGAAACAGTAGAATACAAGAACATCAGCTTCACAGTGTGGGACGTGGGCGGTCAGGACAAGATCAGACCACTGTGGCGCCACTACTTCCAGAACACACAAGGTGAGTCCACACTCCTGATTCCCAGCGTTCCAGAGTCTAAGAGAGCTTTCTGACTGTCTTCACTAAGTTAATTTTGCAAGTTTCTTGGAGGGGAgtggaaatatttattattgtaaaagggtgtgtttgtgtgctgcGCTGGCTTTTCTCTTAAGCCACTGCAGGTTCAAAGAGGGATGGGAAGAATTCCAGAAACCAGTCTTCCTTGTCCTTCTGACTCAGAGTGAGTTTCaggagtttgttttttcttctgtcagcatcacagctctgccctcactTCAAAGCAGAGTCTTTACTTAAAGCTCTGCAGCCCCACGAACCTGGGAGTTTGTCACTTCTGTCACTGCTGGGCCTTTTTCATGTGCGTGTCTGTGAGTCCTGTTGCAGcatttcaggagctgctgctccctggaaaaTGCCAAGTGGTTTTGTAGAAAGAGTACCCAAGTTgcaaaaacaaatgcaaaccaACACCGGTTTTCACCAACTTTCAGCAAGAACAGACTTTCTCTCAGACGTGAGATTTCAAGTTTATGTTTATTCTTGTTTGCTTATTTCTAGGTCTGATTTTTGTGGTTGACAGCAATGACAGAGAACGTGTGAACGAGGCCAGAGAAGAGCTTATGAGAATGTTGGCAGAAGATGAGCTCAGAGATGCTGTTTTATTAGTGTTTGCTAACAAACAGGTATGCCCAAGAAAGGTGTCTTGTCTGTCAGAACCATT is part of the Vidua chalybeata isolate OUT-0048 chromosome 1, bVidCha1 merged haplotype, whole genome shotgun sequence genome and encodes:
- the ARF1 gene encoding ADP-ribosylation factor 1 isoform X2; the protein is MGNIFANLFKGLFGKKEMRILMVGLDAAGKTTILYKLKLGEIVTTIPTIGFNVETVEYKNISFTVWDVGGQDKIRPLWRHYFQNTQGLIFVVDSNDRERVNEAREELMRMLAEDELRDAVLLVFANKQFPLDPGQSSSSG